GAAAAATTACAAAAAGAAGTTCAAAAGGTTTTTCCAAAAAGTAAAATATTGCGAATGGATGTAGACACTATGTCATCAAAAGATAGTTATAATAAAGTTTATCAACAATTTGCTGATAAACAGGGAGATATTCTTATTGGAACTCAAATGATAGCTAAGGGTTTTGATTTCCCAGATGTGACAACTGTAGGGATTATTATTGCGGATATGGGTTTAAATATCCCTGACTTTAGAAGTGCAGAAAAGACTTTTCAGTTAGTTACCCAAGTAGCAGGAAGAGCAGGTAGGGGGGATAAAGCAGGGGTAGTTATTTTACAGACATATTCACCTGAACATTATAGTATTGAGCATAGTTCTAAGTACCAGTATAAGCAATTTTACTTAAAAGAAATTAAAATTAGAGAAGCGTTAAACTACCCTCCTTTCGTAAAAATTATAAAGTTTGATATAGTAGCAAACCAAGAAGAAAGAGTAAAAAAAGAAGCTATTGAAGTAGCTGAAATGCTAAAAGAACTACAAAAAAAGCATCAAATACAAAAAAGTGAGATATTAGGACCGGTAATGAGTGCTAGATACAAGTTAAGAAATAACTATAGATGGCAGGTTATGCTTAAGACCAATAATATGAAACAATGGTTAGACATTCTAAATAAATATAATTTCCCTCATAAATTTTCTAAAGGTATTAGAGTCTCTATAGATGTAGAACCAACAACAACCACATAAGGAGGATATTTTGATGGCAATTAGACAAGTTTTACAGGATGAGAATCCAATTTTAAGAAAAAAATCAATTCCCGTAAAAGAGATTAACCAAGAAACAATAAGATTATTAGATGATATGCATGATACTATGGTTGATTATGAGGGGATAGGTTTAGCTGCGCCACAAGTTGGGGTGTTAAAAAGGGTTATAGTAGTGCAATTGGGGGAGGAACTACCTAAGATCGAGTTAGTTAATCCGAAAATAGAAAAGACTATAGGAGAAAAATCAGATTTGGAAGGGTGCTTAAGTGTACCAGGAGTTTTTGGTGAAGTTAAACGGGCTGAAGAAATTGTTGTATCTGGGCTGAATCGTACAGGTAAAAAAATAAAATTTAATGCGCAAGGAATGCTTTCTAGGGCTTTGCAGCATGAAATAGATCATTTAGATGGTATTATATTTACAGATAAAGTAGACAAACTGGTGGAAGGTTAGGTGATAAATATGAGAGTTGTATTTATGGGAACACCTGATTTTGCAGTTCCTACCTTAAGAGTTCTTAATGAAAACTATGATCTTGTCTCCGTAGTGACTCAACCAGATAGAAAAAAAGGGAGAGGGCAAAAAAAACTTTTTTCACCAGTTAAAACATTTGCAAATGAACATGAATTACCAATACTACAGCCAAATACAGTAAAAAGCAAGGATTTTATAGCAAAAGTAGAAAGCTTATCTCCAGATGTCATTGTTGTAGTAGCTTATGGGCAAATTATACCAAAACAGATTTTAGAATTGCCTCCTTTAGGCTGTATAAATGTTCATGGCTCATTGCTGCCTGCGTATAGAGGGGCGGCTCCTATTCACTGGGCATTACTTAAAGGTGAAAAAACTACAGGTGTAACAACTATGTTGATGGATGAAGGTATGGATACAGGTGACATATTAATAAAAAGGACAGTAACGATAAGTGACCAAGACAATGTAGCAACTTTACACGAAAGATTATCAAAAGTTGGTGCTACTACCTTAATAGAAACCTTGGATAAACTTAAATCTCAAGAGATAGTACCTCAACCACAGAACTCTAAATTAGCTACTTATGCACCAAAGCTAACAAAAGATTTATGTAAGATAAATTGGTCTGAAGATAATATCAAGGTTTTTAATAGAATTAGAGGTCTTAACCCGTGGCCTGGTGCCTATACCTACTTTAGGGGGGCGAGAGTTAAAGTGTTTGAAAGTGAAATTTCAAATAAAGACTATAAAAAAACATGTGGTGAAGTTATTTCGGTTGATCATAAAGGGTTGTTAGTTCAATCGAAAAATAGTTCAATTTACTTAAAAGTCTTGCAACCTGAAAACAAGAAGAAAATGGATGCTATCTCTTTTGTAAATGGATACAATATTAAAGAAGGAGAGAACTTTGAGGAAAAGAGAAGGGGATAAAAATGACACATAAAGTAGAGGGGTATCAAAAACGGCTTTTTTTATCATTATTAATAGTGGCACTTCTGTTATTAGGTGGCTTCACTTTATTGTTGTTTAGCGGTATTATAGGAGATTCTATAATTGTAAAAATTTTAATAAATATTCTCTTAATAACTTTTATTGTGTTTTTAATTGTTATAAGCTTAGGAATCTTGGTTTTACTTGAAAGTATTGCATTTAAAAAAGTACCAAAATCTCTTCAAAAACTAGGTTGGTTAAGCATAAAAGTATTATATCCTGTTGTGTTTTTTTTAGCCAAACTATTTAAACTAGATAAAGAAAAAATTAAAGGTTCATTTATAGCAATTAACAATGAAATGATGAGAGAGGTTTACGGAAAAATCAAAGGTGATGACTTGCTGGTACTGTTGCCACATTGTATACAAAAGGCAAGCTGTAAAGTAAAGGTAACCCACGATATTAATAACTGTAAGCGATGTAACAAATGTGATCTTTCTGCTATCCTAGATTTAAAGGACCAGTATAATTTTAATCTTTATGTTGCAACTGGAGGTACAGCTGCTAGAGAAGTTGTTAAAAAATGCAAACCTAAAGGAATACTAGCGGTGGCATGTGAAAGAGACCTTTTCAGCGGAATAATTGATTGCAAACCTCTTCCGGTTGTAGGGTTATTGAACCAACGACCAAATGGCCCTTGTTATAATACTATTATCGATCAGCAGGAGTTGAATGATAAATTGAAAAATATGTTAAGGGAGGAATGTTAAAATGTTTTTTGGTACAGGGATTTTTTTCTTTGATTCAGGTTTGATATTTTTTGTCTTGCCGGCAGGACTTTTTGCTATGTATGCTCAAGGAAAGGTAAAGTCAGCATATGCAAGGTATTCAAAGGTTATGTCTAACAAAAATATGACAGGTGCTCAAGTTGCACGTACTCTATTAGATAAAAAAGGTTTGCATGACGTTGATGTAGAGTTAACAGGAGGTCATCTTTCTGATCATTATGATCCAAAGGCCAGAAAAGTAAGGTTATCTAGGGAAGTTCATAATGGTAGCTCTTTAGCTTCTTTGGCAATTGCAGCCCACGAAACTGGTCATGCTAATCAACATGATGAAGGGTATTTTTTTCTAACCTTTAGAAACAATTTCGTGCCTATAGCTCAATTTGGAAGTTCTTTAGCTATGCCATTGTTTTTGATTGGTTTTATATTTACTACCGGTCAAGGGGATGGACCTACTTATTTAATGGATTTAGGTATTGCTTTTTTCTCATTGGCTTTGATTTTTCAATTAGTAACGTTACCTGTCGAGTTTAACGCATCAAGTAGAGCGATGAGTTCTTTAACAAATATGGGGATTATAGATGAGCAGGAGAGGAAAGGGACAAAAGAGGTTCTTAATGCAGCAGCTTTAACTTATGTTGCAGCTACAGCAGTTGCCTTAGCACAACTATTGAGGCTGATTTTGTTGAGGAATAGTCGGAAATAATGGGAGATAAATCAAATGCAAGAGCTCAAAGCATTAGGGCTTTAATGCAAATTGAGCGAAACAATAGTTATTCTAATTTAGTTGTCAATGAGTTTTTAAAAAAACATGATTTTAGCAAAGAGGACAAGGGGTTATTTACTAAAATAGTGTATGGTGTAATAGCCAATAAAAGCTTTTTACTTTGGGTTCTTAAAAAATATGTAAAAAGGCCACATAAGCAGCAAGCTTGGTTAAAGTATACTTTAATGACATCCCTTTATCAGATTGCCTTTTTAGATAATGTACCAGATTATGCTGTGGTTAATGAAGGTGTTAATTTTGTAAAACGCTATAACTATAAAAAGGTATCATTTGTAAATGCCGTTCTTAGAAATATAGTTAGAGAAAAAGATGAGTTTTTTAAAGTTCCAACAGATGATTTTCTCCAGTATCTTTCAATAAGGTATTCTTATCCTATTTGGATTGTTGAAGAATTTTCGAAAGTTGTTAGTACAAATGAACAGTTAGAAAGTCTTTTAGTGGCGATGAATTCTTCACATAAGACAACTATTCGAGTTAATACATTAAAAAATAGTAAGCAGGACTTACTAACTAATTTGCGTGAAAAAGGAATAGATGTAGCTACTGTTGATAAATGCGAGGATGCTTTGGTGTTTAACACAAGTACTCCTTTGCAGCGTATTGAAGAGTTAAAAAGTGGTAAGTGTTTTGTGCAAAGCTTAGGTTCTATTTTGGTTGGAGAGATAGCAAATCCTAAACCAAAAGACGTAGTCTTAGATATGTGTGCAGCTCCAGGCACTAAAACAACCCACTTAGCTCAGCTAATGAATAATGTGGGAAAGATTTACGCTTGTGATGTTCATAAACACAGGGTTAATTTAATTAAAGAGTCCTGTATACAAGCTGATGCACAGATAGTGGAGGCAATTCATTTAGACAGTACGAAAGCTAACAGTTATTTTACTAAAAAATTTGATCTGGTTCTTTTAGATGCTCCTTGTAGTGGGTTAGGAGTTATTGCAAATAAACCAGATATAAAGTGGAATAAAAAAAAGGATGATCTTAAGAGTATTACAAAACTTCAAACGGACCTTATTAGCAATGGTATCAAATTATTAAAATCAAAAGGAACTTTGATTTATTCTACATGTACGTTAACTAAATCAGAGAATGAAGATATTGTAAATGCGGCAATAAAAAAGGACAATTCGATTTCGTTGAAATCTGAAAGGCGTATTTTGCCGGACAAGGAAAATACTGATGGTTTTTATATAGCAGAAATTCAAAAAAAGTAAAAAGGGTGAAGTTTAGTTGTGGTAAATTTAGTAGGATTAGACATTAAAACTATGGAAGAAAAATTAGCTTCATATGTAAAACAAAAATTTAGGGTTAAGCAAATACATGAGTGGATTTATCATAAGCAGGTATCTTCTTTTATGGAGATGTCCAATTTGCCTTTAAAACTTAGGCAAGAGCTGACAGATAATTTTGTTATTGGCGATATTCGTGTTAAGGATAAGCAAATTTCAGCAGATGGAACAAAGAAGTTTTTGCTTAAATTTCCTGATGGAGCGTTAACTGAAGCAGTTTTAATGAAATATGAGCATGGTGTAAGTATTTGCTTGTCTACTCAAGTTGGGTGTAAAATGGGTTGTGTATTTTGTTCCTCGGGGGAAGATGGCTTTGTTAGAAATCTTTCTAAAGCAGAAATAATTGAGCAATTTTGGGCAATCCAGAGAATTACTAAGGAGCGTATAAAAAACGTCGTAATTATGGGTATGGGGGAACCTTTAGACAATTATGATAATGTTTTGGATTTTATACGGTTTGTGAATGATGAACAGACGTATAATATCGGGATTAGAAATATTACCCTTTCCACTTCCGGCTTAGCGCCCCAAATATATAAACTGGCAGAGGAAGAGCTAGGCATTACCTTGGCTTTATCTTTGCATGCTTCGAACCAAGGGAAAAGACAAAAAATTATGCCTATTTCAAAAAGCTATCCAATCAAAGAAGTGATTGATGCATGCCGCTACTATTGTGATAAAACAAAAAGAAGGATTACTATTGAGTATGCGTTAATTAACAATTTTAATGATAGTGATAAAGATGCTTTTGAATTGGCTAATCTTTTATCAGGGTTATTATGTCATATTAACTTAATACCTTTGAATGATTCTTTAAGTGAGCATGGTTTTGTAAAAAGTTCAGATGAAAGGGTTAAGAGTTTTCAAAAGGTATTACAGAAAATTGGGTTTAAGACGACAATTAGGCGAGAGTTAGGAAGCGATATTGATGCGGCGTGTGGTCAATTAAAGAAAAGAAATATTTAGAATGAAGGTGAGGCCAAGTGAAAATTGGTGGCAAAACTCATTGTGGTTACCAAAGAGAAGTGAATCAGGATTACTTTACTTATGGAGAAAATAGTAATTTTTCTTATATGATTGTGGCAGATGGTATGGGGGGACACCTAGCTGGAGAAATTGCCAGTAAAAAGGCGGTTGATTTTTTAAAGAATAAGCTAGATAGCACTGATGATGTAGTTCAGTTAAAAACGTTGATCGAGCAGGTAAATCAAGACGTATATAAAATATCTAAAGAAAATAAGGATTTAAATGGGATGGGTACTACTTTAACGGTAGTAATTATATCAGGTAGTTATCTTAATGTAGGTCATGTCGGTGATAGTCGTGTATATCTTTTTAGGGATGATAAACTATCCCAACTAACTACAGATCATTCTTTAGTTGCGGACTTAGTTAGGCATGGGCAACTATCAGAAAAAGAAGCAGAAAAACACCCACAACGTAATATTTTGACTCAAGCGGTTGGAACTGATCGCGTTGTAAAAGTCCAATCTACTAGCCATAGATTAAAGTCTTATGATAAGGTATTGTTATGTACTGATGGTTTAACAAAGTTTTTAAAACATAAAGAAATTTCAGATATAATGTCGCAAAAAGAAGTAAATGAAATTTGTGACAGGTTAATAAAAGCGGCTTTAAAAAAAGGTGGAGCTGACAATGTTACTGTAGCTGTGGCAGATGTCGGAGAGGTTAAGGAGGTGAATTAGGATGGTAGGGCAAAAATTAGCAAATAGATATCATATAATTGAAAAAATAGGCAGTGGAGGGATGGCTGTTGTTTATAAAGCACGGTGCACTTTACTTAATAGAATCGTTGCAGTTAAAGTGTTAAAAAATCAGTTTATTCATGACCAAGAGCTTGTACGTAGGTTTCGGCGAGAAGCTCAGGCTTCAGCAGGCCTTTCTCATCCTAATATAGTAGGTATTTATGATGTAGGTCAAGATAAGGATAATTACTTTATAGTTATGGAATATGTTGCAGGGCAAACTTTAAAAGATTATATTAAAGACAGTAAATTAAACCCAAATGAAGCCTTAAACTTTGCTAAAAATATATGCAAGGCTTTAAAGCATGCCCATGACAATTCAATTATTCATAGAGATATTAAACCACAAAATATTTTGTTGACAAAAGAAAAGCATGTTAAAGTTACAGATTTTGGCATAGCTAAGGCTGTTAATAATGATCAAACATTAACTATGCAAAACACTAATACTGTTCTTGGTTCTGTCCACTATTTTAGTCCAGAACAAGCTAAGGGCAATTATGCAGGCGTCCAGTCTGACATTTATTCTCTTGGTATAGTGATGTATGAGATGCTTACAGGAAACTTACCATTTGAAGGAGATAGCCCCATATCTATAGCTATAAAGCATATACAAGAACCGATAAAACCAATTATTGAACTAGATAATGATATGCCTATGGGAGTTTCCAACATAGTTAAAAAGGCCGTAACTAAAAACAAAGATTTGCGATACAAGTCAGCTGAGGAGCTTTTAAATGACATAAGAAGTTGGTTAAATTATGGGGAAGTTGATATAGAAACTACTGAAGAGGTAGATCAAACTCAACGCTTTTCTATGGGGGAGATAGATAATAAATCTTTGGATGAGAAAAATGAAGAACCAAAACAAAAAAAGAAAAAATCGCTTACAAAAGGAAAAAAAATACTTATCTCTTTACTGGTTCTTGTGGTATTTATAGGAGGAGGATATGCACTCACTAGAAGGGCATTATATGTTCCAGAAGTAACAGTTCCTAATGTTGAGGGATTATCATTATCAGAGGCTATATATGAATTAGAAGAGTTAGGATTAGAGTATATTATAGAAGGTGAAGAACATAATAATATGCCAACAAATCATGTTTTATATCAAAGCCCGTCAGCTGGTGCAGCTCGCCGAGAAGGTAGAGAGGTATCTTTAGTTTTAAGTCTTGGACCACAGTATATTGATGTTCCAGATGTTGTAGGAGAGTCAGAAAGAGGAGCTATAAATACTTTATCTGAATCTGGCTTTGAAGTTGAAGTGAATCGCGAGTATGATAATACGGTTGAAAGTGGTAAAGTTATAAGTCAGTCTCCACGAGGAGGCAGTTTGCAAAGAGAGGAAACGGTATCCATCCTTATAAGTGAAGGGCCTAAACCCGTAGATATGCCTAGCTTAACTAGCAAAGATTTAAATGAAGCTACTGACTTGCTAGAACAGCTTGGCTTAGAGTACACTACAAGATGGATTCAGCCTCAAGGCGATAGCCCTGGAGGTATTGTTATTGAGCAATATCCTTCTTCAGATGGTGAAATTTTGCCTGGACAGACAATTGTAGAGCTTGATGTAAGACCTTATGAACGGGTAGAAGAAGTTGTTCAAGTTGATGCTGATTTTTTTGGTACTCATGTGAGGATTGTGGTTGAAGATATAGAAGGGGTTAATACTGTAGTTGATGAAAGGGTTTTTGTTGGTGGTAGAAATGAAGAATTTGTTATTACTTATTGGGAAGGTGGAGAAGTAAGAGTGTTTGTTGATGGTGAACTACAGTAAACATAGACTGCCTAGAAAGGTTGTGAGAGAAGAATTAAGGGAATAATATATAAGGCTTTGAGCGGATTCTATTATGTAAAAGCTGAGAATAATAGTTGCTTTCAATGCAAGGCGCGAGGTAAGCTGAAAAAGGAAAAGATTAAGCCATTTGTAGGAGACAAAGTTGAAATTTCTACTATAAGTACTACAGAGGGAGTAATAGAAGAAGTTTTGCCTAGAAAAAATTTGTTTCATAGACCAACTGTTTCTAATATAGACCAACTTGTTATAATGATAGCGAGTGAACAACCGAAGCCTGATTTTTTATTGGTGGATACTTTGCTTGCTCTAGCAGAATCTCATCAAGTAGAAAGTTTGATTTGTGTAACAAAGGTTGATTTAAACAATGATATTGTAGACTTTGTAAAAAGTCGTTTTTCCAACTCTAAATACCCAGTGTTAGGGATATCAAACAAAAGTTTAGTTGGAATCGAAAATCTAAGGAAATATTTAAGTGGAAAAATTTCTTGTTTAAGTGGTCAAAGTGGAGTTGGTAAATCATCACTAATTAACACTATAAATAAAGATGTAAATTTTAAGGTTGGAGATATTTCAAGAAAAATAAAGAGGGGTAAACATACTACAACTCATAGTTCGCTGGTAGAGATTTTTGATAATAGTTTTATAGTAGATACTCCAGGGTTTTCTAATATTTCGCTGGAACAAATTGATATTCAAGACTTACCTAGACTTTTTAATGAGTTTGAATTGTATAGCTGTAAGTTTAGCACATGTTCCCATACAGAGGAAAACAACTGTGGTGTTATAGAAGCAGTTAAAACAGGAGATATACACCTACAAAGGTATAATAATTACCTTATGTTGAGAAAAAAAATAAAGCAGATAAAGGAGAGATATTAAGGTGGTTAAAATTGCACCATCCCTATTAGCGGCGGATTTGTTAAATTTACAAAAAGACATTGAAGATGTTGAAGAAAGTGGAGCTCACTGGCTACATATAGATGTTATGGATGGTCACTTTGTTCCTAATATTACTTTTGGTGCTGATTACGTTAAAGCTATTAAAAACTTTACGAGTTTAACCTGTGATGTTCACCTTATGATAAAGCAACCTGAAAAATATATACCTAGTTTTGCGCAAAGTGGTGCTGATATAATAACGGTTCACTATGAAGCGGTTACCCATCTACATAGAGTTGTACAAATGATTAAAGATCACGGGGCAAAAGCGGGTGTAGCTATAAACCCAGCAACTAATGTAGAGAGTTTAAGGTATATATTAGAAGAAGTAGATTTAGTGCTAGTAATGTCTGTAAATCCAGGGTTTGGTGGGCAAAAATTCATCACAAATTCTATTGAAAAAATTAGACATCTTAAAAGTATTATGCCAGATAAAAGAGGTGTGGAAATTCAGGTTGATGGAGGAGTTAATGGTGATATTG
This genomic interval from Proteinivorax tanatarense contains the following:
- the def gene encoding peptide deformylase, with translation MAIRQVLQDENPILRKKSIPVKEINQETIRLLDDMHDTMVDYEGIGLAAPQVGVLKRVIVVQLGEELPKIELVNPKIEKTIGEKSDLEGCLSVPGVFGEVKRAEEIVVSGLNRTGKKIKFNAQGMLSRALQHEIDHLDGIIFTDKVDKLVEG
- the fmt gene encoding methionyl-tRNA formyltransferase, whose amino-acid sequence is MRVVFMGTPDFAVPTLRVLNENYDLVSVVTQPDRKKGRGQKKLFSPVKTFANEHELPILQPNTVKSKDFIAKVESLSPDVIVVVAYGQIIPKQILELPPLGCINVHGSLLPAYRGAAPIHWALLKGEKTTGVTTMLMDEGMDTGDILIKRTVTISDQDNVATLHERLSKVGATTLIETLDKLKSQEIVPQPQNSKLATYAPKLTKDLCKINWSEDNIKVFNRIRGLNPWPGAYTYFRGARVKVFESEISNKDYKKTCGEVISVDHKGLLVQSKNSSIYLKVLQPENKKKMDAISFVNGYNIKEGENFEEKRRG
- a CDS encoding DUF116 domain-containing protein, coding for MTHKVEGYQKRLFLSLLIVALLLLGGFTLLLFSGIIGDSIIVKILINILLITFIVFLIVISLGILVLLESIAFKKVPKSLQKLGWLSIKVLYPVVFFLAKLFKLDKEKIKGSFIAINNEMMREVYGKIKGDDLLVLLPHCIQKASCKVKVTHDINNCKRCNKCDLSAILDLKDQYNFNLYVATGGTAAREVVKKCKPKGILAVACERDLFSGIIDCKPLPVVGLLNQRPNGPCYNTIIDQQELNDKLKNMLREEC
- a CDS encoding zinc metallopeptidase, encoding MFFGTGIFFFDSGLIFFVLPAGLFAMYAQGKVKSAYARYSKVMSNKNMTGAQVARTLLDKKGLHDVDVELTGGHLSDHYDPKARKVRLSREVHNGSSLASLAIAAHETGHANQHDEGYFFLTFRNNFVPIAQFGSSLAMPLFLIGFIFTTGQGDGPTYLMDLGIAFFSLALIFQLVTLPVEFNASSRAMSSLTNMGIIDEQERKGTKEVLNAAALTYVAATAVALAQLLRLILLRNSRK
- the rsmB gene encoding 16S rRNA (cytosine(967)-C(5))-methyltransferase RsmB encodes the protein MGDKSNARAQSIRALMQIERNNSYSNLVVNEFLKKHDFSKEDKGLFTKIVYGVIANKSFLLWVLKKYVKRPHKQQAWLKYTLMTSLYQIAFLDNVPDYAVVNEGVNFVKRYNYKKVSFVNAVLRNIVREKDEFFKVPTDDFLQYLSIRYSYPIWIVEEFSKVVSTNEQLESLLVAMNSSHKTTIRVNTLKNSKQDLLTNLREKGIDVATVDKCEDALVFNTSTPLQRIEELKSGKCFVQSLGSILVGEIANPKPKDVVLDMCAAPGTKTTHLAQLMNNVGKIYACDVHKHRVNLIKESCIQADAQIVEAIHLDSTKANSYFTKKFDLVLLDAPCSGLGVIANKPDIKWNKKKDDLKSITKLQTDLISNGIKLLKSKGTLIYSTCTLTKSENEDIVNAAIKKDNSISLKSERRILPDKENTDGFYIAEIQKK
- the rlmN gene encoding 23S rRNA (adenine(2503)-C(2))-methyltransferase RlmN, producing MVNLVGLDIKTMEEKLASYVKQKFRVKQIHEWIYHKQVSSFMEMSNLPLKLRQELTDNFVIGDIRVKDKQISADGTKKFLLKFPDGALTEAVLMKYEHGVSICLSTQVGCKMGCVFCSSGEDGFVRNLSKAEIIEQFWAIQRITKERIKNVVIMGMGEPLDNYDNVLDFIRFVNDEQTYNIGIRNITLSTSGLAPQIYKLAEEELGITLALSLHASNQGKRQKIMPISKSYPIKEVIDACRYYCDKTKRRITIEYALINNFNDSDKDAFELANLLSGLLCHINLIPLNDSLSEHGFVKSSDERVKSFQKVLQKIGFKTTIRRELGSDIDAACGQLKKRNI
- a CDS encoding Stp1/IreP family PP2C-type Ser/Thr phosphatase yields the protein MKIGGKTHCGYQREVNQDYFTYGENSNFSYMIVADGMGGHLAGEIASKKAVDFLKNKLDSTDDVVQLKTLIEQVNQDVYKISKENKDLNGMGTTLTVVIISGSYLNVGHVGDSRVYLFRDDKLSQLTTDHSLVADLVRHGQLSEKEAEKHPQRNILTQAVGTDRVVKVQSTSHRLKSYDKVLLCTDGLTKFLKHKEISDIMSQKEVNEICDRLIKAALKKGGADNVTVAVADVGEVKEVN
- the pknB gene encoding Stk1 family PASTA domain-containing Ser/Thr kinase produces the protein MVGQKLANRYHIIEKIGSGGMAVVYKARCTLLNRIVAVKVLKNQFIHDQELVRRFRREAQASAGLSHPNIVGIYDVGQDKDNYFIVMEYVAGQTLKDYIKDSKLNPNEALNFAKNICKALKHAHDNSIIHRDIKPQNILLTKEKHVKVTDFGIAKAVNNDQTLTMQNTNTVLGSVHYFSPEQAKGNYAGVQSDIYSLGIVMYEMLTGNLPFEGDSPISIAIKHIQEPIKPIIELDNDMPMGVSNIVKKAVTKNKDLRYKSAEELLNDIRSWLNYGEVDIETTEEVDQTQRFSMGEIDNKSLDEKNEEPKQKKKKSLTKGKKILISLLVLVVFIGGGYALTRRALYVPEVTVPNVEGLSLSEAIYELEELGLEYIIEGEEHNNMPTNHVLYQSPSAGAARREGREVSLVLSLGPQYIDVPDVVGESERGAINTLSESGFEVEVNREYDNTVESGKVISQSPRGGSLQREETVSILISEGPKPVDMPSLTSKDLNEATDLLEQLGLEYTTRWIQPQGDSPGGIVIEQYPSSDGEILPGQTIVELDVRPYERVEEVVQVDADFFGTHVRIVVEDIEGVNTVVDERVFVGGRNEEFVITYWEGGEVRVFVDGELQ
- the rsgA gene encoding ribosome small subunit-dependent GTPase A — its product is MYKALSGFYYVKAENNSCFQCKARGKLKKEKIKPFVGDKVEISTISTTEGVIEEVLPRKNLFHRPTVSNIDQLVIMIASEQPKPDFLLVDTLLALAESHQVESLICVTKVDLNNDIVDFVKSRFSNSKYPVLGISNKSLVGIENLRKYLSGKISCLSGQSGVGKSSLINTINKDVNFKVGDISRKIKRGKHTTTHSSLVEIFDNSFIVDTPGFSNISLEQIDIQDLPRLFNEFELYSCKFSTCSHTEENNCGVIEAVKTGDIHLQRYNNYLMLRKKIKQIKERY
- the rpe gene encoding ribulose-phosphate 3-epimerase, which codes for MVKIAPSLLAADLLNLQKDIEDVEESGAHWLHIDVMDGHFVPNITFGADYVKAIKNFTSLTCDVHLMIKQPEKYIPSFAQSGADIITVHYEAVTHLHRVVQMIKDHGAKAGVAINPATNVESLRYILEEVDLVLVMSVNPGFGGQKFITNSIEKIRHLKSIMPDKRGVEIQVDGGVNGDIAKKLIHAGATSLVAGSHIFNNKDRKKAIKSLQN